In the genome of Helicobacter ibis, the window AAGAATCTTGATTTGTATTTTGCATATACACAGCAGAGTTTTTGGAGTGTTTATGATGGTAAAAATTCTCGTCCATTTAGAGAGAGCAATTATGAGCCTTCTTTGTTTATGACATATCCAATAGATAACTATCCATTGTTTTTTGATCAGTTGGCTTTTGGATACATACACCAAAGTAATGGTGGAGGCACACTTAATTCAAGGAGTTGGGATAGAATCTTTGTGCAAGGTATTTATAGCTATGATAATTTTGCTTTAAGCCTTAAAGCTTGGCATAGAATAAAAGAAGATAGCACAAAAGATGATAATCCAGATATTACAGATTATCTAGGATATGGAGAATTAACTTTGGGATATTTATTTAACCATAAACACGCAGTCTCTCTTACATTAAGAAATAATTTAAAGAGTGACAATAAAGGTTCAGTGCTCATTGATTATTCATATCCAATTTATAAGAATCTTTATTTATATATACAATATTTTAGTGGCTATGGAGAGAGCTTGATTGATTATAATCGCTCCATAGATAGAGTTGGGGTTGGATTTTTATTCTCTAGGTAGGCTATTGCCTTCCTCCATTTTTGCCAATAATTCATACAAAGATTCATCATAGTTGTAAGCTAGAAAAAATTTTAGTACATTTATTGCTTCATCTTTATTTCCTTGCATATATATGCTTTTGCTAAAAATTTCCCAGCTATCTTTATTATTTGGATTTTCTTTATTTGCTTTTAGTGCCAGATTCATTGCACTTACATAATCATTGAGTGCAAAATATTCATCTGCCTTTTGTCTTATATTATCTTTCGTGCTAGTTAGTGTAAATTTTTTATTTTCGTTTTTGGATATTTGTTTGATTGTGCTTTGTTGTGTTTTGTTTATATTTACATATTTGGCAGATATATATCCATTTTCTATTTTTACAAATTCATTTTCATATTCATAATTACATATTCTATGATTTTGTGGTAGCTTTGAGATTATGCTTGAATCCAAACTAGGCTTCTCTCTTACATTTAACAAACTAGCAGAAATATATAGACATGGTTTTGTCTGTGCATATTTGGTTGCTTCTGCACTACCAAAATATCCATATAAAATAAAACTAACACCAACTAACATAAAAACAAAAGATATCTTAAGCATACTCTCTCCTGTATAACTATCAAATATTTAATAATACCAATGAAATGCCCATGACTCCCATACCTATAATAAGTCCATACAAACTATCGTGCGCCTTATCATAAGTTCGTGCTTGAGGAAGCAATTCATCAAATGATATAAACACCATAATTCCCGCAATAAATGCAAAAGTAATAGCCAAAGTAAGTTCGCTTAAAAATGGTAAAATAAACAAAGCTCCAACAATAGCACCAAGTGGTTCTGCCAAACCAGATAGTGCAGAATATACAAATGCCTTTTTCTTATCGTTTGTTGCATGATATATAGGAAGTGATACAGCCATACCCTCTGGGATATTGTGTATTGCAACTGCAATTGCTATTACTATTCCAAACGATAGATTATCCATACTGCTTATAAATGTCGCAAAGCCTTCTGGGAAGTTATGTATTGCAATTGCAAAAGCCGTAAAGATTCCTGTGCGTTTTAGGGACTTTGAATCTATTTTTTTGATTACTTCACCGGGATGGTATGTTGGTGGCTTTTGTGCTTTTTTAGGTAATGGGCACACTTTTAGTTCTGAATAGTCATCTTTTGGTTCATGTGGATTTAAGTCCTCTGGGATACATTTATCAATAAAGGCGCTTACAAAGATTCCTCCAAAAAAGCACAATAATGCCAAGAACTCCCCATAGGCATAAACTACTTTAAAGTCATTAAAGGCGGTTGGCAAAATTTCCATAAAAGAAATATAAATCATAACTCCAGCAGAAAATCCAAGCCCAAAGGATAGAATTCTTAAATTATCATTTCTAGCAAAAAATGCAATCACTGCACCAATGGCAGTGGAAAGTCCAGCAAATAAAGTTAAAATAATTGCATATAAAATCTGTGATGTACTAAATTCCATTATATCTCCGAATGTTTTAAAAGAAGTATAACATAAATAATAATTTTTATCATTTACTAGAATATATCACAAAAAGATTCGCTATTATGTAGTTTTGAGCTTTTAGTGTGTTCGCATTCTAAGATATTATTTTTTAATTTGAAAAATACCTTTTTATCTTCATTTATTCCAATAAATCCACCTTTTTGCTTTTCAAAATAACAAGAAGATTTAGACATATCTAGGTGCTTGTATAGAGATTCTATGTTTATTGTTTGGTTTGTTTTTAGTTCATTTTTTAATGCTATTTTTAGATTCAAGATTTGTAGTTGTAATGCTTTATTGCACACACTTTTATTGTAATTAAAAATATTTGGAATCCCAAACGATAATAAAATGCCTAAAAGAAGCAATGTAAGCACTAATTCAAGCAGACTAAAAGCACTCTTAAAAGACAATTGAGCCACTTAAGAGAGGTATTTTTATCGAGGATGATGAAGTAAGCCCAATTTGATATAGTAATTTTTCACAAATATTGCCATTTTCATTCTTTGTGCCTGTAGTTGTAATTTCTAGGAATTTTATTTCATTTTCACTTGCTGTCTCTATCGCTTCATCTTTCATTAGCTTAGCTATAATGCATGGAGCGTTGTTGTTTTGTAGTTTGGTTTTTATATTAAATGGGCTTATATCCCAGTTTTGTGAGCTTAGGGTAATTGCAGATTCAAAGCTTCCCTTGCCTTGTGATAAGAAATATGCAGGAAATGATGTCTTAAGAGTATTTATATCACTTTTTAATGAAACTAGCTTTGCGTCATCTCTACTAGCAGAAATTTTAGGAATTCCAACTGCTGCTAAGATTCCTAAAATAACCAAAATAAATACTAACTCCAACATTGTAAATGCTTTTTTATTTGCCATAATTACCTCATAAATCTAGATGCACCATACATTGTTGCACTTTGAGCTTTTAGTATGTTTGCATTTTTTATACTATATATTTTTTTATCTCTTAGCATTTTTCTTTCTTTATCGCTAAATCCACCTTCACAGCCTATAAGCAGAGAATCTGTTGAGCTTAAAAGTCCAAGTTCTTCTCCATTAAAATCAAGCACTACTAAATTATTATACAAACTTAATACTTCTTGTAAATTATTTAATATTTCTATTTCTAAAGTTGTGATTCTTCCGCATTGTTCTGATGAAGCATGTAGTATTTTTTGAAATCTTTGATTATTTATGGTGAAGCTTTTTTGCGAAAAATCTGCATAGAAAAGTGTCAATTTTTTTATATTTATTTCATTTAAAAATGGGAGTATTTTTTCTATTTCTTTTATATCGATGATTGCTAGTATTATATGTCCTATTGGCTTGTTATGGAGTGGTATATGTGTTGTATTTTTTAACCTTAGTGTTGCACTTTTTCTATCTATATTTATAATTTCATAAGAATAGAGATTTAAATCCTTTAGATTTCTTAAGTTTATAATCTGTGATTGCTTGGTTCTTCTAGATTTAAATATGTGATTATATGAATCTCCACTTAGATTTATAATTTCATTCCCAGATTCTTCATGTATTAAAAATTGCATTATATTACACTCAAAAGACAAA includes:
- a CDS encoding phospholipase A translates to MRYIVFLCLIACGLVADISKFDNSKYEYLEFEENERAKFLILDESMNIQNVISVHKSQGNRVVVDLPDDDRHFVIVLQNPKLKTKNEPSLVDSIKSTQKEQKFSAYEGMYERNKFMGGILGFEPYKFNYLLPVNYSINREQTHNKGEEAKFQISVKKLLFSDLLAKNLDLYFAYTQQSFWSVYDGKNSRPFRESNYEPSLFMTYPIDNYPLFFDQLAFGYIHQSNGGGTLNSRSWDRIFVQGIYSYDNFALSLKAWHRIKEDSTKDDNPDITDYLGYGELTLGYLFNHKHAVSLTLRNNLKSDNKGSVLIDYSYPIYKNLYLYIQYFSGYGESLIDYNRSIDRVGVGFLFSR
- a CDS encoding SH3 domain-containing protein, translated to MLKISFVFMLVGVSFILYGYFGSAEATKYAQTKPCLYISASLLNVREKPSLDSSIISKLPQNHRICNYEYENEFVKIENGYISAKYVNINKTQQSTIKQISKNENKKFTLTSTKDNIRQKADEYFALNDYVSAMNLALKANKENPNNKDSWEIFSKSIYMQGNKDEAINVLKFFLAYNYDESLYELLAKMEEGNSLPRE
- the zupT gene encoding zinc transporter ZupT, whose product is MEFSTSQILYAIILTLFAGLSTAIGAVIAFFARNDNLRILSFGLGFSAGVMIYISFMEILPTAFNDFKVVYAYGEFLALLCFFGGIFVSAFIDKCIPEDLNPHEPKDDYSELKVCPLPKKAQKPPTYHPGEVIKKIDSKSLKRTGIFTAFAIAIHNFPEGFATFISSMDNLSFGIVIAIAVAIHNIPEGMAVSLPIYHATNDKKKAFVYSALSGLAEPLGAIVGALFILPFLSELTLAITFAFIAGIMVFISFDELLPQARTYDKAHDSLYGLIIGMGVMGISLVLLNI
- a CDS encoding prepilin-type N-terminal cleavage/methylation domain-containing protein, whose protein sequence is MSFKSAFSLLELVLTLLLLGILLSFGIPNIFNYNKSVCNKALQLQILNLKIALKNELKTNQTINIESLYKHLDMSKSSCYFEKQKGGFIGINEDKKVFFKLKNNILECEHTKSSKLHNSESFCDIF
- a CDS encoding prepilin-type N-terminal cleavage/methylation domain-containing protein is translated as MANKKAFTMLELVFILVILGILAAVGIPKISASRDDAKLVSLKSDINTLKTSFPAYFLSQGKGSFESAITLSSQNWDISPFNIKTKLQNNNAPCIIAKLMKDEAIETASENEIKFLEITTTGTKNENGNICEKLLYQIGLTSSSSIKIPLLSGSIVF
- a CDS encoding 16S rRNA (uracil(1498)-N(3))-methyltransferase, whose amino-acid sequence is MQFLIHEESGNEIINLSGDSYNHIFKSRRTKQSQIINLRNLKDLNLYSYEIINIDRKSATLRLKNTTHIPLHNKPIGHIILAIIDIKEIEKILPFLNEINIKKLTLFYADFSQKSFTINNQRFQKILHASSEQCGRITTLEIEILNNLQEVLSLYNNLVVLDFNGEELGLLSSTDSLLIGCEGGFSDKERKMLRDKKIYSIKNANILKAQSATMYGASRFMR